The stretch of DNA AGTACGGGCTGATCAGCCACCGGCAGGCCCGGCACTTCGGCATCGACGACAACCGCATCCACCTGCTGCTGCGCCGCCGCGAGTGGGGGCGCCTGCTGCCGGACGTCTACACCGTGCGCGACGCCTGCGCGGACCGGGCCGCCTCCGGGATCGGAGGGCTGCGCAGGGCGGTGAAGGCCGCCCAGCTGGCGCTGGGGCCGGGCGCCGTCGCCTCCGGGCCCACCGCGGCGCGGCTGTGGGGGATGGAGGGGCTGCCCGCCTGGAACGGCGGGGCGGTGCACATGAACGTGCCCGCCTCCTGCCGCCGGGTGCGCCCGCCCGGCGTCCGGACCAGCACCTGGTACGTCGGCCGGCACGAGGTGGCCTGCCGGGAGGGGCTGCCGCTCACCGAGCCGGCCCGCACCCTGCGCGACACCGTGCTCTGCGTCGACCGGGACACCGCCGTCTCGCTGATGGACTCCGCCCTCGCCCAAGGGCTGATCACCGGCCGGCGGCTGTTCGAGCAGCCGAGGCTGAACGAGGCGCGGGCCGGCGGGGCCGACTCCGAGCGGTGGTGGTGGCTGGCCGACCCGCGCGCCCGCAGCCCGTTGGAGACCCGGGCCAGGCTGATCTGCGCCGACGCCGGGGTCTCCCCGGACGACCTCTACCACCCGGTGCCGCTCCCCGGCGGGGGCACGGCGCACGCCCCGCTCTGGTGGGAACGCGGCCCGGTCATCGCCGACCCCGACCGCCGGCTCTCCCCGGACCAGGAGTGCGCCCTCCGCCGCGCCCGCCCCGGCCTGCGCCTGCTCCGCTTCACCGGCGACGACCTCGCCCGCCCGCAGGCGCTGGTCGCCGCGGTCTCCGAGGCGCTCCGGTGACCCCGCGGCCCGCCGAACGTCCCGCCCGACCGCTCCCCTCAGCCGCATGGACCGCACCACCGGCCCGGCACCGGCGCACGTCCCCGCCGGCCGCCCGTCCGGCGCCGGGCGGGTCGACGCCGCCGCCTACCTGGCCCGGATCGGCTGCACCGGCCCCGTTACCCCCGACGCCTCCACCCTGCGCGCGCTGCACCGCGCCCAGACGGCCGCGGTCCCCTACGAGAACCTCGACATCCAGCCGGGCATCGCCGAACCGCTCAGCCCCGCCGGGGTACCGGCCAAGATCACCGCACCCGGCCGAGGCGGCTACTGCTACGAGCTCAACGGCGCCTTCGCCCTGCTCCTGGAGGCCCTGGGCTACCAGGCCACCCGGGTCACCGCGGCGGTCGACGCCAAGGACGACCCGGCCCCCGCCTGGGGCAACCACTTGGCGCTGCTGGTCCGGGCCGACGGCACCGCCTGGATCGCCGACACCGGCCTGGGCGACGGCTTCACCGACCCGCTGCCGCTCCGCCCCGGCCACCACACCCAGGGGCCGTTCGGCTACCTGGTGGAGCGTCTCGCCGACGGCGAACGGTGGATCGGCCACCACCACTGGGGAGCGGTACCGGGCTACCGGATGCGCACCGAACCGCTGCCCCTCTCCGCCTTCGCCCCGCACCACCTGCGCCAGTCCACCTCGTCGGAGTCCGGCTTCGTGCAGACCCTCATCGTCCAGCGCCCCTCTCCGACCACACCCTCACCCTGCGCGGCACCGCCCTCACCACCGACGACCCCGGCGGCAAGCACCGCCTCATCCTGCCCGACCCGGCCGCCTTCGAGACGGCCCTGTCCAGCCGCTTCGGCATTCCGACCGCCTCCCTGGACACCGCCCGGCCCTACCCCCTGGCCCGCACCCGGACCGAGACCCGCCTCGCCCGCCGGGCCCGACCCTCCTCCGTCTGAACCCGGCGGCCCTCCCGGTGATCATGCGGGCGGAATGCATCGGAGTCTTGAAAGGTCCTTTCCGTTATCTACCGAGTGTTGCGCGAATGGATTCTTCGCTGTCCGGGGAATCCTTCTGGGGAGCTATCGGGGGCCGGTGGTTCCGGCGGGTCCACCGGCCCTCTCTGGCGCTCGGGGGAGGCCCCGGTAATTCCGAATGGCCGGAACCGGCAGGTGAAGGAAGACTCACCTGACGGGGGCGTGTCCAGGGGCGGATCCGGGTATAGGCAGGGCACGTGAGCCCAGCACGATCGGAGGGGCCCACATGCCCCGCCCCTGGGAGGCCGACCCGGAATCAGAGTTCAACCGGCGGATCGGGAGATCGCCCATTGACTTGGGAGGCACCGCCCTCTCCCCGAGGTCGTCATACTCGGGGAGAGGGCGATGTACGAAGTCCGCTACGACGGGGAAGGGGCCCATACGGAGGCCGCAGGATCGACGACCCCGGGGCGATCGCGCGCTGCGCAACGCAGCTGGCGGGGCTCTTCGCCCGGGCCGAGCCGCTGCCCGCGTTCTTCGACCGGGAGATCGCGGGCCTGCCCGCCCCGGCCCGGCGCTGAAGCGCCCGCCCGCCGGCGGCAGCCGCCCTCCCCACCGCGGCCGGAGCCGCCGCCGGTCTCGGCGCGGCGCTCCTCGCCAGGCACCTCGAAGCCTCCCGGCCACGCCCCCGCCGCCGTCCGTCCCCGCGCAGGCTCCTCCGCAGACCGCCCAGGCCGATGATCTTGACGTTGCGGCCCTATCAACGCGGCTTGATAGGGCCGCAACGTCAAGATCATCGGAAGGGGGCGCGGCGGTCAGCCCTCCGCCAGCTCGTGCAGGCGGTCGCTGAGCCCGTCCTCGTGACCGCCGTGCACGTCGTCGAAGAGGGCGGCGGCCTCGCGGGCGAGTTCGACGACCTCGGCGCCGTACCCGTAACCGGCGAGTACATCGAGGGTGTCGATGGCGGGGGCCAGATGCCGCTCGCCGGTGGCGCCTTCCGGACCCCAGCCGTCGGGGTCGGGGGCGTAGTCCGCTATGGCCTGCTCCAGGTCGGCGCGGGCGGTGTCGACGGCGGCGTCCGCGCCGGCCGCGCCTTCGAGCCGGGCGCGCACGGCCGGATCCTCTTCGGCGAGCTCCAAGAGCTGCTCGACCAGCCACTCCGGTTCTTGCGCGGAGAGGAAGCCGCGCAGGTCCGGTGGGGATGCGGACGGCTCGGGCTCTTCGGCCCCGGAGGCGAGCCAGGCCAGAGCCACGGCGACCGCGTGCTTGCACCAAGGGGCGCCGTCCCGCCCCAGCGGGCAGCTGCACACGGTCGCGGGGAGCCCGCGCCCCCAGACGAGCTCGACCCGGTAGGGGCGGGTCCCCTCGACCACGGCGGTGATCCCGCCGGGGCGGAGCCGAAGTGAGCGGACCCGCCCCTGGGAGTGGTAGCGCCGTCCGCGCTCGAACCAGGCGGGGTCCGTCGCGGAGCGCAGGTCTTCGATGCTGAAGGGGGCCATGGAACCGGACTGTAGACGATCGGCCGGGTGCGCGCCGCCCGTTCGCGGGGAGGCTACGGCCGGAACGCGGCCCAGACGGTGTGGCCGCCGCGTTCGTTGCCGTCGCAGCCCCACTCGTCGGAGACCGACGCGACGAGGCGGAGCCCGCGCAGGCCGGTGCGGAGCGGGCTGGAAGGCGGGAGCGCGGGGAGGAGCGGGCGCAGCCCCGGCGCGGACCACGGCGGTCCCTCGTCGGCGACGGAGACCAGGGTCAGGCCGTCGGCCAGCAGGTTGACGCTGAGGTCGATGCTGCCGCCCGCCTCACCGCTGCGGGTGTGTCGGCATCCGTTCGAGAACAGCTCCGCGACGACCAGTTCGGCGTCCTCGGCCACCCGCGGGACATCGGAGAGCGCGGCCCTGGTCATCGCGCGTGCGCACGGGCAGTAGCCGGCCTCGCCGGGCAGCGTCCAGAACGCGGAGACGGTGGCGACCCGCCCCGGAGACGGCGCGCCCATCGTCACGCCACCGCCCTGAGCCGCGGCGGCCGGAGGGACGGCGCGGGGACCAGGACCCCGGCGGCCCGCTCCACCTGCGAGGTGTCCAGGAACGAGGACCTGCCCCAGATGAACCAGTGCCCGCCGCCGATCGCCTGCACGACGACCACTGGGACCGTCCGCCCCCGGTAGCGGACGTAGAGGACGGGGTGCTCGGTCTCCCCGAGCGCGAGAAGCGCCTGGCCGCCACGGGCGCGGACGGCGGTGAGCAGGCGGGTGAGGAGGGAGGTGCGGATGGAGCTGCCATCGAGTCGTGAGGACATCAGCTGTTCTCCTGCGAAGTTCCATCGGTCCCAGCAGGCTTGACCTAGCTAGGGTTAACTCATCGTTAGATAGGTTATACTGAAAGTCAAGCAGAAAACTGCATTATGCAAAAACTCGTGAGAGGGGGATAGACTGCCGCGCATGCAGGAGGTCTACAGCCCAAGCGTGAGACGCCGCCGCCTCAGTGCTCAGCTGCGGCGCTACCGTGAGGCGAAGGGGATGACGACCGGGCAAGTCGCCAAAGAGCTGGGGTGGCAGCAGACCAAGGTCTCCAGGATCGAGACCGGAAGCAAGAAGAGCGTTACGACCACTGACCTGGATGCCCTCCTGGACTTCTATGGGGAGAAAGATCCCCGGTTGAGGAGCGAGCTGCGCCCGCCAAGCCAAGCAGCGGGGCTGGTGGTGGAGGTACCAGCATGTTCTGTCCGGTGCTCTGCCGGATTTCGAAGCAGAGGCGTCGCGCATCCGCACCTACGAGTGCCAAGTAGTACCCGGATTGCTCCAGACTGCGGACTACGCGGAAGCGATCTTCCGTGCCAACCGAGTGCGCACCGATGATGAGATCAGGGCGAGGGTCACTGCCAGGCTGAAGCGGCAAGAGATCTTGAACCGCGTCGATCCGCCCAGGTACTGGGTCATCTTGGACGAGGCCGCGATCAGGCGCATCGTGGGCTCACCGGAGACGATGCTCGTCCAGTTGAGGCATCTGACCCACATGGCCGCCCGCCATAACATCGACATCCAGGTGCTTCCCTTTGAAGAAGGTGCTCATACGGCCACCACGGGGAGCTTCGTCATCATGGACTTCCCGGATTCGCGAGATGCGAGCCTCGCGTACATGGACACCCCCACCTCTAGCTTGTATCTAGAGGAAGATCATGACCTCGCCGAGTTCGACTCCATGTTCGGTGGTGCTCAAGGGGCTGCTTTGAGTCCGGACAAGTCTCTCAAGTTCATCCGTACCATCATCGATTCCCTAGAAAAGTGAGCCCAGTGTCTGAACAGTCGGTGTGGAGGAAGAGTAGCTACAGCGGGCAGCACAACAACTGCGTCGAAGTAGCCGACCTCCCCGGCGGCGCCGCCGTCCGCGACTCCAAGCACCCCGGTGCCGCCGTGCTCGCCTTCCCCTCCTCCGAGTGGAGCGCCTTCCTCCTCGGCCTCCGCAAGGGCGAAGCCGGTCGCTGACGGGGCCGGCCGGTGGTAGGCATGGACGGGTGAGCATCTCGTCAATGCAGGACCTGCTGGCCGACTTCGCCGACCGGCGGGACTGGAACCGCTACCACACCCCCAAGAACCTCGCCATGGCCCTGGCCGGCGAGGCCGGCGAGCTGGCCGCCGAATTCCAGTGGCTGGAGCAGGACGAGGCCTTCCGGGTCATGGACGACCCGGAGAAGGCCAAGGCCGTCCGCCTGGAGATGGCCGACGTCCTCAGCTACCTCCTGCGCATGGCCACCGTCCTCGACATCGACCTGGAGGCCGCCCTCAAGGAGAAGGTCGCCATCAACGAGGACCGGTTCCCGCCCCGCTCCTCATGACCGGCCGGGGGCTTCAGCGCCCCCGGTCTCACTTCTACGCCGCAGGGATCAGGCCCCGCAGGAACTCCTGCGTCTCGGCGTCGGTCGAGTAGAGGATCGTGCCCTTCATCCCCCGGGTGAGCAGCACCTTGTAGATGTTCCGGACCAGGGCGCCGGCCTCCTCGTCGGTCATGCTCTTGCGGAGGTCGGGATCCTTGTTGGCCTTGCGGTCGACGATCAGCCGGCCGTCGCGGAACAGCAGGTCCGGGCCGAGGATCACCCCGGACCAGTCGTATTCGAACCCCTGGGCCGTGTACACGCACCCGACCTGGTCGAACCCGCCCTCGGCGGTGGCCCAGAGCGCACTGGGCGGCGCACCGCCGACCTCCCTGTCCGCCTTGTTGTTCCACGGGCGGTGCCAATCGCCGATCCGGACGTCCTTCTCCAGCGTCCCGTCCGAGCGCACCTTGCTCCACGGCCAGCAGAAGCCGGCACTGATCCTGGCGGACTCCCCTTCGGCCAGGGCGGGGCGGAGCCGCTCCTCCATCTCCGCGGGGGAGTCCGCGACGGCCAGCCGGAACATGTCCTCGTCAGCACTCCAGGGGATGGGGCCGCCCGCTTCGAGGCCGAGCAGGCGCAGCACCCACCGCTCGTACTTCTCGCTTCCACCGCACCGGAACTGGCCGTCGAGGGAGACGTGCTCGACCTTCAGCCCCTTGGACTCCGCGTGCGCCCGGATGGCCTGCACGGTGCCCATCTCCTGGGGGCGCACCACCTGGTGCTCGTCCAAGAGGAAGACGGGGACCCTCGCCGCGGAGACGAGTTCGTCGATCTGGGGCCGACCGGTCCGCAGCCTGGCCTTCGTGTACCGGTTGGCCGAGGTCTCCCGGATGCGGTGGGCCTCGTCGCAGATGAGGACGTCGAAGCCGTTGCGCTGGGCCTCCATGAAGCTGTTGAAGTAGGCGAACAGCTTCTGGACCCTGGTGGAGCCCTTGCCCGCGACCTTGCGCATCGTCTGCGTGAACGAACGCGAACCGGTGGCGTGCAGCGCGGTCGTCCCGTTCCGGTACAGCTCGCCGAGGAGAGACAGGGCGATGACGCTCTTTCCGCTTCCCGGTCCTCCGCTGATGATCACCACGGTCTTGATGTCGGACGCGTGGGCCCGCTCGACGGCGTGCATGACCGTCCGATAGGCCGTGTGCTGCTCGTCCAGGAGAACGAACTGCTCGCGGCTCTTCACTTCGTCAGCGGCGACCTTCATCAGCTGCCTGCTGGGGCTCCAGCGCCCGGAGTGCAACCGGTCCGCCGCCGGGGCACCGGACTTCGGAGCCAGGAGGGAGCGGAGGAAATCGAGGAACTCGCCGCGGCGCTGCCGGGTGAAGAGTTCGCCGTGGGGGGTGCCGGGAAGCTCGAAGAGGTCGGCGACGCTCTCGTCGTCGGCGTTGTGCAGATAGGCCGCTCCGCGGATCTGCTGCTCCTGCACGGAACTGACGAAACCGCCGATGTATTCGCAGTAGTCCCGGACCTGGAGCACCGGGTGAAGCAGCGGTCCGTACGGAGCATCGACCTGGACCAGGGTCGGGTCCTCGTCCCAGGCCTTCGCCTTGCTCCACTGCTTCAGTTCGACGACGACATGGCTGTCCTCACCGGTCTTGGGGTGTACCCCGGAGAGGACGGCGTCGACGCGCTTGCTGCTGAGCGGGAGACCGTACTCGACCGTGACCTCGACCTTCCCGAGCCCGGCGTCCATCAGGTCTTTGACCAGGACCGGAAGGCTTCTCTCCCAGGACCTGACCTCGGCCGGGCCGGGGGCGCTCCCCGTGGTCCAGGTGATGTGCTCGTAGAGACGCGTCGCCAGATATCGCTCCATCGGGGAGTGGGAGGCGAGACTCTCGGCGGATTGGCGGAATACCGGCACAGGTGACCCCAGGCAGCACGAAAAGAGATCGTGCGGGTGGGGGCATATCCGCCTGTGGAGGAAGCCCGTCGGGCCGCATCACGGTCGAGGCAAGCCTACCGATTCCCCTGCGGCGCAGGAAAAAGCGGCTGATGGCGAGGGTCGGCCCGCCTCCTCAGCCGTCCACCCACTCCGGCAGGGGCTCGGTGCGGCGGCGCCATTCGGCGGGGATGCCCTCGGTGCCGGTGCGGGCGGCGGCGATGCCGCCGGCGATGGCGGAGGTGGTGTCGCGGTCGCCGCCGGCCAGGGCGCAGGTGCGGACGGTGGACTCGTAGTCGCCCCAGTGCACGGCGACCGACCAGAGGGCGAAGGGGACGGTGTCCGGGGCGCTGATCCGGGTGCCGGTGCCCAGGGCGAGGGCGGCGGTGGCGGGTGGGGCGGCCAGCAGGGTGCGGGCGCGGAGGATGCCGTCGCGGACCGCGCTCTCCGGGGTGTGCTCGGCGGCGGTGTCCAGGACGAGCGGGCCGGTGGCCGCGGGGTCGCCCGCGGCGGTGGCGGCGGCGACCGCGACCGCGATCGCCCCGGCCACGCCCTCCGGGTGGGTGTGGGTGACCGACGCCGAGGCGGCCGCCTCGGCGCGGGCCCGGTCCGGGTCGCCGGCGAAGAACGCGCCCAGCGGGGCGACCCGCATCGCCGCGCCGTTGCCCCAGGAGCCGGAGCCGTTGAACAGGGCGGACGCGAGGTCCGCCCACGGCTCGCCGTCCCGGATCCGCTCCAGCAGATCCAGGGTGGCCGCGCCGTACTTGCGGGCGACGTCGAAGTGCTCGGCGAACGAGGCGGCCAGTGCGTCCGGGTCGATACGGCCCTGCCTGAGCAGCAGGTCAGCCACTGAGCAGGCCATCAGGGTGTCGTCGGTCCACGGCCACGGCGCCGGTGGCAGCACGCCCTCCGGCCGCCCCGACGCGGCGAGCGGGAAGTGCCGGTCGCCGAAGGCGTCACCCACCGCCAGCCCCTCCAGCGAGGCCAGCAGCAGACGCGAGGCGGGCGTGACCCTGGCCGCCCGGGGAAGCCGGAGGTTCTGCCCGTAGGACTGCTGCCGGCTGCCGCGCTTGCGGCTCTGGCTGTGGCCGCTGGTGTAGGCGGCCTTCGCGGCGAGCGACATGTCGTCCTGCTGGGCGCTCCGGGCCAGCAGGTCGAGCTCGGCGAGCTGGTCCGCGACGCTGCCGCGCATCTCCTCGGGGGCCGCGTCCAGCTGGGCGCCGAGCCGGAGGCGCGCATCGTCCAGGGCGCGCGCCGCGGCCTCCCTGTCCCCGCGGCGCAGCGCCTCGCTGGCGGTGTGCTTGGCCTCCTGGGCCCGCTGGTAGGCCTTCTCCGTGCTGACCGCGGGGTCGGCGACCCGGCCCGCCGCCTCCGAACCGGGCACCACGTTCACCGG from Nocardiopsis composta encodes:
- a CDS encoding DUF5753 domain-containing protein, which translates into the protein MRTYECQVVPGLLQTADYAEAIFRANRVRTDDEIRARVTARLKRQEILNRVDPPRYWVILDEAAIRRIVGSPETMLVQLRHLTHMAARHNIDIQVLPFEEGAHTATTGSFVIMDFPDSRDASLAYMDTPTSSLYLEEDHDLAEFDSMFGGAQGAALSPDKSLKFIRTIIDSLEK
- a CDS encoding nucleotide pyrophosphohydrolase, giving the protein MQDLLADFADRRDWNRYHTPKNLAMALAGEAGELAAEFQWLEQDEAFRVMDDPEKAKAVRLEMADVLSYLLRMATVLDIDLEAALKEKVAINEDRFPPRSS
- a CDS encoding transcriptional regulator codes for the protein MRLHPREIREVLNTASRQYGLISHRQARHFGIDDNRIHLLLRRREWGRLLPDVYTVRDACADRAASGIGGLRRAVKAAQLALGPGAVASGPTAARLWGMEGLPAWNGGAVHMNVPASCRRVRPPGVRTSTWYVGRHEVACREGLPLTEPARTLRDTVLCVDRDTAVSLMDSALAQGLITGRRLFEQPRLNEARAGGADSERWWWLADPRARSPLETRARLICADAGVSPDDLYHPVPLPGGGTAHAPLWWERGPVIADPDRRLSPDQECALRRARPGLRLLRFTGDDLARPQALVAAVSEALR
- a CDS encoding helix-turn-helix domain-containing protein, with the translated sequence MTTGQVAKELGWQQTKVSRIETGSKKSVTTTDLDALLDFYGEKDPRLRSELRPPSQAAGLVVEVPACSVRCSAGFRSRGVAHPHLRVPSSTRIAPDCGLRGSDLPCQPSAHR
- a CDS encoding DUF2075 domain-containing protein encodes the protein MERYLATRLYEHITWTTGSAPGPAEVRSWERSLPVLVKDLMDAGLGKVEVTVEYGLPLSSKRVDAVLSGVHPKTGEDSHVVVELKQWSKAKAWDEDPTLVQVDAPYGPLLHPVLQVRDYCEYIGGFVSSVQEQQIRGAAYLHNADDESVADLFELPGTPHGELFTRQRRGEFLDFLRSLLAPKSGAPAADRLHSGRWSPSRQLMKVAADEVKSREQFVLLDEQHTAYRTVMHAVERAHASDIKTVVIISGGPGSGKSVIALSLLGELYRNGTTALHATGSRSFTQTMRKVAGKGSTRVQKLFAYFNSFMEAQRNGFDVLICDEAHRIRETSANRYTKARLRTGRPQIDELVSAARVPVFLLDEHQVVRPQEMGTVQAIRAHAESKGLKVEHVSLDGQFRCGGSEKYERWVLRLLGLEAGGPIPWSADEDMFRLAVADSPAEMEERLRPALAEGESARISAGFCWPWSKVRSDGTLEKDVRIGDWHRPWNNKADREVGGAPPSALWATAEGGFDQVGCVYTAQGFEYDWSGVILGPDLLFRDGRLIVDRKANKDPDLRKSMTDEEAGALVRNIYKVLLTRGMKGTILYSTDAETQEFLRGLIPAA
- a CDS encoding ADP-ribosylglycohydrolase family protein yields the protein MHVSALLEFDAVPLETEDEVTVLLDITAPVRAAQEERPPSTLQVVLDRSSSMSRDDRLGGAVRALLSVVDRLDPVDRFGVVVFSDQARVLAPAGPLTDKTAVKERIRAVRPGGSTDLSSGLMRGVQEARRASQDGGATLLLISDGHANQGITEHGRLAEIARSAYVSGVSVTTIGYGLGYDEALLGAVADGGAGDALFAEDPDTAVGLIQGEADHLLAKTAQAASVRIRPEPVVGAVGLLGGLPADRLPGGEVMVELGDFYSGERRRLLVRLEIPGIPRLGPATVASLEVTYVDPGTLESFTVTLPVPVNVVPGSEAAGRVADPAVSTEKAYQRAQEAKHTASEALRRGDREAAARALDDARLRLGAQLDAAPEEMRGSVADQLAELDLLARSAQQDDMSLAAKAAYTSGHSQSRKRGSRQQSYGQNLRLPRAARVTPASRLLLASLEGLAVGDAFGDRHFPLAASGRPEGVLPPAPWPWTDDTLMACSVADLLLRQGRIDPDALAASFAEHFDVARKYGAATLDLLERIRDGEPWADLASALFNGSGSWGNGAAMRVAPLGAFFAGDPDRARAEAAASASVTHTHPEGVAGAIAVAVAAATAAGDPAATGPLVLDTAAEHTPESAVRDGILRARTLLAAPPATAALALGTGTRISAPDTVPFALWSVAVHWGDYESTVRTCALAGGDRDTTSAIAGGIAAARTGTEGIPAEWRRRTEPLPEWVDG
- a CDS encoding DUF397 domain-containing protein — protein: MSEQSVWRKSSYSGQHNNCVEVADLPGGAAVRDSKHPGAAVLAFPSSEWSAFLLGLRKGEAGR
- a CDS encoding ATP-binding protein, giving the protein MGAPSPGRVATVSAFWTLPGEAGYCPCARAMTRAALSDVPRVAEDAELVVAELFSNGCRHTRSGEAGGSIDLSVNLLADGLTLVSVADEGPPWSAPGLRPLLPALPPSSPLRTGLRGLRLVASVSDEWGCDGNERGGHTVWAAFRP
- a CDS encoding arylamine N-acetyltransferase family protein, producing MDRTTGPAPAHVPAGRPSGAGRVDAAAYLARIGCTGPVTPDASTLRALHRAQTAAVPYENLDIQPGIAEPLSPAGVPAKITAPGRGGYCYELNGAFALLLEALGYQATRVTAAVDAKDDPAPAWGNHLALLVRADGTAWIADTGLGDGFTDPLPLRPGHHTQGPFGYLVERLADGERWIGHHHWGAVPGYRMRTEPLPLSAFAPHHLRQSTSSESGFVQTLIVQRPSPTTPSPCAAPPSPPTTPAASTASSCPTRPPSRRPCPAASAFRPPPWTPPGPTPWPAPGPRPASPAGPDPPPSEPGGPPGDHAGGMHRSLERSFPLSTECCANGFFAVRGILLGSYRGPVVPAGPPALSGARGRPR
- a CDS encoding SWIM zinc finger family protein — translated: MAPFSIEDLRSATDPAWFERGRRYHSQGRVRSLRLRPGGITAVVEGTRPYRVELVWGRGLPATVCSCPLGRDGAPWCKHAVAVALAWLASGAEEPEPSASPPDLRGFLSAQEPEWLVEQLLELAEEDPAVRARLEGAAGADAAVDTARADLEQAIADYAPDPDGWGPEGATGERHLAPAIDTLDVLAGYGYGAEVVELAREAAALFDDVHGGHEDGLSDRLHELAEG